Proteins encoded by one window of Chryseobacterium foetidum:
- a CDS encoding SusD/RagB family nutrient-binding outer membrane lipoprotein, with protein sequence MKKIFLSTAIAFSVFSMNSCERSFEEINTDTSRIKTPSVGSFLVPIQYEMGSYGYNRADDFTFDIMQVALAFPNEGTTVSRYYLTESTGNGYWNTSYKWLKQVKELNEAAKKENNANYLAISKVLNAWIMANLTDAFGDVPMTEALRLEDNIMKPKYDKQKDIYLFLLDDLKEANALFDTTKTLSEGDLFFQANSSTAGITKWKKFCNSLSLRLLTRISKKNGEVNVNQRITEIVNNPALYPIFQNNADGVVLDISGVAPLMPPIARPQDFTAYRAAGGFFTQTLVDNNDPRLSMFFTQAKSLPPANANIGFKGVPSGYALGSTFDYQPSNLNQNLAKAPMKILVMPYAELQFILSELSFKGIISGNAQTFYENGVKATIEQWGSTVPANYFTNPKVAYNGTLERIMLQKYVGLFFVDHQQWYEQRRTGFPVLPNNGGLMNEGKMPQRMPYPTVTKVQNYDNYVTASQSMGGDNINTKMWWNQ encoded by the coding sequence ATGAAAAAAATATTTTTATCTACCGCAATCGCTTTTTCAGTTTTCAGTATGAATTCCTGTGAAAGAAGTTTTGAAGAGATTAATACAGATACAAGCAGAATAAAAACGCCGTCTGTAGGTAGTTTTCTGGTTCCGATTCAGTACGAAATGGGTTCTTACGGTTACAACAGAGCCGACGATTTTACTTTCGATATCATGCAGGTTGCTTTAGCTTTTCCCAATGAAGGAACCACGGTAAGCCGCTATTATCTTACAGAAAGTACTGGAAATGGCTATTGGAATACAAGTTACAAATGGCTAAAACAGGTTAAAGAGCTCAACGAAGCTGCAAAAAAGGAAAATAACGCCAATTATTTAGCAATTTCCAAAGTATTGAATGCCTGGATCATGGCTAATTTAACCGATGCTTTTGGCGACGTTCCGATGACGGAAGCTTTGAGGCTTGAAGACAATATCATGAAGCCTAAATATGACAAGCAGAAAGATATTTATCTCTTCCTTTTGGATGATTTAAAAGAAGCAAATGCTTTATTTGACACAACCAAGACTTTGAGTGAAGGTGATCTTTTCTTTCAGGCAAACTCAAGTACAGCCGGAATTACAAAATGGAAAAAATTCTGTAATTCTCTTTCTTTAAGACTTTTAACGAGAATTTCAAAGAAGAATGGTGAAGTGAATGTTAATCAGAGAATTACCGAAATTGTGAATAATCCTGCCCTTTATCCCATCTTTCAGAATAATGCAGACGGAGTGGTTTTGGATATTTCAGGAGTTGCCCCTTTGATGCCTCCTATCGCACGACCGCAGGATTTTACAGCATATAGAGCAGCTGGAGGATTTTTCACACAAACTTTGGTAGACAATAACGATCCAAGGTTGAGCATGTTTTTTACTCAGGCTAAAAGTCTTCCTCCGGCAAACGCCAATATTGGTTTTAAAGGTGTGCCTTCTGGTTATGCTTTGGGATCAACTTTCGATTATCAGCCTTCCAATTTAAATCAGAATTTAGCAAAAGCTCCTATGAAAATTTTGGTGATGCCTTATGCGGAACTTCAGTTTATTTTATCTGAATTATCGTTTAAAGGAATCATTTCCGGAAATGCGCAGACTTTCTACGAAAACGGTGTAAAAGCGACAATCGAACAGTGGGGAAGCACAGTTCCTGCCAATTATTTTACCAATCCGAAAGTGGCTTACAACGGTACTTTAGAAAGAATTATGCTGCAGAAATATGTGGGATTGTTTTTTGTTGACCATCAGCAGTGGTATGAGCAGAGAAGAACAGGTTTCCCGGTTTTACCTAATAATGGCGGACTGATGAATGAAGGTAAAATGCCTCAGAGAATGCCTTATCCAACGGTTACGAAAGTTCAGAATTATGATAATTATGTTACCGCTTCCCAAAGTATGGGTGGAGATAATATCAACACCAAAATGTGGTGGAATCAATAA
- a CDS encoding YiiX/YebB-like N1pC/P60 family cysteine hydrolase, whose amino-acid sequence MRKILNVKLLAFLILIFSLISCASNLKSDLKNGDLLFVTAKNSGLSGAINNVTQKKETEKFDHIGILEIKNGQYSVLHASPENGSNRQNLKDFIKDQKEDQQNIVVYRLKPEFQKTISKALSNADLMLGKPYNFNYILDENSYYCSDFIERAFRENQIFKLEPMTFKDPKTGKTNEFWQDFYNKKNLKVPEGELGCNPNGLAGSDKLIRIKEL is encoded by the coding sequence ATGAGAAAAATCTTAAACGTTAAGCTGCTTGCTTTTTTAATTCTGATTTTCTCATTAATCAGCTGTGCTTCCAATCTGAAATCGGATTTAAAAAATGGTGATCTGCTTTTTGTAACGGCAAAAAATTCAGGATTATCCGGCGCGATTAATAATGTCACGCAGAAAAAGGAAACCGAAAAATTTGATCACATCGGAATTTTAGAAATTAAAAACGGGCAATATTCTGTTCTTCACGCTTCTCCTGAAAATGGTTCAAACAGACAGAATCTGAAAGATTTTATTAAGGATCAAAAAGAAGATCAGCAAAATATTGTAGTCTACCGTTTAAAACCTGAATTTCAGAAAACCATTTCAAAAGCTTTGTCAAATGCAGATTTAATGCTGGGCAAGCCTTATAATTTCAATTATATCTTGGATGAAAATTCTTACTACTGTTCAGATTTTATTGAAAGAGCTTTTAGAGAAAATCAAATTTTCAAACTTGAACCGATGACTTTCAAGGATCCTAAAACCGGAAAAACGAATGAGTTCTGGCAGGATTTCTACAACAAAAAAAATCTGAAAGTTCCCGAAGGCGAATTGGGCTGCAATCCCAACGGACTCGCCGGTTCAGACAAATTGATTAGAATTAAAGAACTATAA
- a CDS encoding 3-ketoacyl-ACP reductase: protein MNLKGKNAIITGGGRGLGKAVALILANEGVNIGITGRNEENLKMTVDEIQKLGVNATYAVFSIDNEIHVKAGIEQIAEQLGSVDILINNAGIGDFGSIEEMSSEVWEQVIKTNLFGVYYAAKAVYPFLKEKGEGDIINVASTAGLKGGPNMSAYAASKAAVVSLSQSMMAEWRKQNIRVVTLTPSTIASDMSIEGGLTDGNPDKVLQPEDFAEWVRDILKMNRRALIANGSIFSTNP, encoded by the coding sequence ATGAATTTAAAAGGAAAAAATGCCATCATTACAGGTGGTGGAAGAGGTTTGGGGAAAGCAGTTGCTTTAATTCTTGCCAATGAAGGTGTGAATATTGGGATTACCGGAAGAAATGAGGAAAATCTTAAAATGACCGTTGACGAAATTCAGAAATTAGGAGTAAATGCAACGTACGCAGTTTTCAGTATAGATAACGAAATTCATGTGAAAGCAGGAATCGAACAGATCGCAGAGCAATTGGGAAGTGTTGATATTCTCATCAACAACGCAGGAATCGGGGATTTTGGAAGCATCGAAGAAATGTCTTCTGAAGTTTGGGAGCAGGTGATCAAAACCAATCTTTTCGGAGTATATTATGCAGCTAAAGCAGTGTATCCTTTCCTGAAAGAAAAAGGAGAGGGCGATATCATCAATGTGGCATCAACAGCAGGTTTGAAAGGGGGTCCGAATATGTCGGCTTACGCAGCATCCAAGGCGGCAGTGGTTTCACTATCTCAATCCATGATGGCGGAATGGAGAAAGCAAAACATCAGAGTTGTTACCTTGACCCCAAGTACAATTGCTTCCGACATGTCCATCGAAGGTGGCTTAACAGACGGAAATCCCGACAAAGTTCTTCAGCCTGAAGACTTCGCAGAATGGGTAAGAGATATTCTGAAAATGAACAGAAGAGCGCTGATCGCCAACGGTTCTATTTTCTCTACAAATCCGTAA
- a CDS encoding SH3 domain-containing protein, protein MKLFLTTLFFCFLQTISAQDNDVYANGVFHFEDNKTQKVFTDYTRVRQAPDVNAQILDSLKTNQQILIVRKEEKVLKLGERGANWYKVSYQKDNQNFEGFIWGGNLAVGFRNKNGYDFLFGITKTEDRTDKKYNQKYKQNFASIKMLTGETLEDEVSFETGLVESLSYATFGIESSHRLKNVELTLKAAVSGEACGIAAYDQYVLLKDKKLIALPQLMNVGDADVYYHSEKFIFPNDKGGIPNAFVFKMEEMEKDEKEREKFKRSSKTYLWNGNSFKAK, encoded by the coding sequence ATGAAACTCTTCCTCACCACACTTTTCTTTTGTTTTCTCCAAACCATTTCCGCTCAGGATAATGATGTTTATGCCAACGGTGTTTTTCATTTTGAAGACAACAAAACGCAGAAGGTTTTTACCGATTACACGAGAGTGAGACAGGCTCCGGATGTGAATGCTCAGATTTTGGATTCTCTTAAAACCAATCAGCAGATTTTAATTGTCAGAAAAGAAGAAAAAGTTTTGAAATTAGGTGAAAGAGGTGCCAACTGGTACAAAGTATCGTATCAGAAGGACAATCAGAATTTCGAAGGATTTATCTGGGGCGGAAATCTTGCGGTAGGTTTCAGAAACAAAAATGGTTACGATTTTCTTTTCGGAATCACAAAAACTGAGGACAGAACGGATAAAAAATACAATCAGAAATACAAACAGAACTTTGCATCGATAAAAATGCTGACGGGCGAAACTTTAGAGGATGAAGTTTCTTTTGAAACCGGTTTGGTCGAAAGTTTAAGCTACGCAACATTCGGTATTGAAAGCAGTCACCGTCTGAAAAATGTGGAGCTTACTCTGAAAGCAGCCGTTTCGGGTGAAGCTTGTGGAATTGCGGCCTATGATCAGTATGTTTTGCTGAAAGATAAAAAACTGATTGCCCTGCCTCAATTGATGAATGTGGGCGACGCAGATGTTTATTATCATTCAGAAAAGTTTATTTTCCCTAATGATAAAGGCGGAATTCCGAATGCTTTTGTTTTTAAAATGGAAGAAATGGAAAAGGATGAAAAAGAGCGCGAGAAATTTAAACGCTCGTCAAAAACATATCTTTGGAACGGAAATTCTTTTAAAGCAAAATAA
- a CDS encoding cysteine methyltransferase yields the protein MITRNLQSLPQKLTISKKEIVLEVELNGKMKFDHLLNVICNQMGMCYKVLNADVEYINGFDFGSFQLYLNTTTEEFQNLEYFLNKNKLLNTNVEYICRRYS from the coding sequence ATGATTACACGAAATCTGCAGTCTTTACCGCAAAAACTGACCATCAGCAAAAAAGAAATTGTTCTTGAAGTAGAATTGAACGGGAAAATGAAATTTGATCATCTTCTTAATGTGATTTGCAATCAGATGGGCATGTGCTACAAAGTTTTAAACGCAGACGTGGAATACATCAACGGATTTGATTTTGGCTCTTTTCAGCTTTATCTGAATACGACGACGGAAGAATTTCAGAATCTGGAATATTTCCTAAATAAAAATAAATTACTGAATACCAATGTAGAGTACATCTGCAGAAGATATTCCTAA
- the prmA gene encoding 50S ribosomal protein L11 methyltransferase, with protein sequence MQNYLEFDFKIEPLQPWGEILMAELIEIGFDSFTEEIHGILGYIQKDLFKEEDLKALPLFQNEEVKIEYTFTEMPNINWNEEWEKNFEPINIDDKVLIRAEFHESVEDMHEIIIQPKMSFGTGHHPTTHLMIQQMMDIDFKDKKVLDMGCGTSVLAIYAKQIGAGDTKAIDIDEWSVENSRENAVRNGVELDIELGTADNLGKESYDIILANINRNILISDIPTYVNVLTAGGKLLLSGLCFFDVDDILEVCKENNLELKKKLQREEWVSLLLEK encoded by the coding sequence ATGCAAAATTATTTGGAATTTGATTTTAAAATAGAACCACTTCAACCTTGGGGCGAAATATTAATGGCTGAACTGATTGAGATTGGTTTCGACAGTTTCACGGAAGAAATTCATGGTATTTTAGGATATATTCAGAAAGATTTATTTAAAGAAGAAGACCTTAAAGCTTTGCCTCTTTTTCAGAATGAGGAAGTGAAAATAGAATATACTTTCACGGAAATGCCCAACATCAACTGGAACGAGGAGTGGGAAAAGAATTTCGAGCCGATTAATATCGATGATAAAGTCTTAATCAGAGCAGAATTTCACGAGTCTGTGGAAGACATGCACGAGATTATCATTCAGCCAAAAATGTCTTTCGGAACAGGGCATCACCCGACCACGCATCTGATGATTCAACAGATGATGGATATTGATTTTAAGGACAAAAAAGTTCTCGATATGGGTTGCGGAACTTCGGTTTTGGCGATCTATGCAAAACAAATCGGTGCCGGCGACACCAAAGCCATCGATATCGATGAATGGTCAGTTGAAAATTCCAGAGAAAACGCTGTAAGAAATGGCGTAGAGCTGGATATCGAACTGGGAACTGCCGATAATTTAGGAAAAGAAAGCTACGATATTATTTTAGCCAACATCAACCGAAATATTTTGATTTCAGACATTCCAACCTACGTTAATGTGTTGACTGCAGGTGGAAAATTGTTGCTTTCAGGCCTGTGTTTCTTTGATGTGGATGATATTCTGGAAGTTTGCAAAGAGAATAATCTGGAACTGAAAAAGAAACTGCAGCGTGAAGAATGGGTAAGCCTTCTTCTTGAAAAGTAG
- a CDS encoding DUF1801 domain-containing protein has product MQIPADSVEEYLSNIPEERQEAFIKLYITIKENLPEGFEESLSSGMINWNVPLEAYPSGYHCTPGKSLPFISLASQKNFIALYHMGMYANPEILNWFTEEFPKHSKRKLDMGKSCVRFKNMNEIPFELIGELSKKMTVQNWIELYEKNLKR; this is encoded by the coding sequence ATGCAAATTCCGGCAGATTCTGTAGAAGAATATTTATCAAATATACCTGAAGAAAGACAGGAAGCTTTTATAAAACTTTACATTACGATAAAAGAAAATTTACCTGAAGGGTTTGAAGAATCCTTAAGCAGTGGAATGATCAACTGGAATGTACCTTTGGAAGCGTATCCCTCAGGATATCACTGCACACCGGGCAAATCTCTTCCGTTCATCAGTCTCGCATCCCAGAAAAATTTTATTGCGCTGTATCACATGGGAATGTATGCCAATCCGGAAATCCTGAATTGGTTTACCGAAGAATTTCCGAAACATTCAAAAAGAAAACTTGATATGGGAAAATCTTGTGTAAGGTTTAAAAATATGAATGAAATTCCTTTTGAACTGATTGGTGAACTGAGCAAAAAAATGACTGTACAAAACTGGATCGAGCTGTATGAGAAAAATCTTAAACGTTAA
- a CDS encoding calcineurin-like phosphoesterase family protein, whose amino-acid sequence MNLKYIIPALLISSMALAQTSVSGYVYEDINKNQKKESKEKGIENVAVSNGAQVVLTDKNGKYSLPVAEGQTVFVIKPSGYMMGLNQNNLPQYYYQYKPKGSPADFKYKGTAPTGTLPKELNFGLFKQNESKNFDILVFGDPQPYSAKQLDYFKRAIVNEVKGNKKNAVFGISLGDLVGDDLSLQKPYADIMKEIGLPWYNVMGNHDMNYDAKEDMLSDETFEATFGPANYSFNYGNVHFMVLDDILYPDPRDGKGYWGGFREDQIQFIQNDLKLVDKDKLIVVSFHIPLEHNNEDNFRNADRQKLFDALSPFKNALMLSAHTHIQQQIFYGKAQGWTGAKDLHEYNVGTTCGDWWSGTSDEIGLPTSTMRDGTAKGYSFISFNDNQYKVKYKTAGKPEDYQIQLYVPKVIPYPSKTSAKVLANFFMGSKKDKVEYRIDGGKWEEMEYNETIDPNFAKSVFKWDSTDTLFAGRRPSNPEQSKHIWVAGFGNKLTLGKHKVEVKAHDMYGNEFTATEEFEVQNSVLIP is encoded by the coding sequence ATGAATTTAAAATATATCATTCCGGCATTGCTGATTTCTTCAATGGCTTTGGCGCAGACTTCAGTTTCAGGATATGTTTATGAAGACATAAACAAAAATCAGAAAAAAGAAAGCAAAGAAAAAGGAATTGAAAATGTTGCAGTTTCCAATGGAGCTCAGGTAGTTTTAACGGATAAAAACGGAAAGTACAGCTTGCCAGTTGCTGAAGGACAGACGGTTTTCGTGATCAAACCTTCAGGTTATATGATGGGTTTAAACCAGAATAATCTTCCACAATATTATTATCAGTACAAGCCAAAAGGTTCTCCGGCAGATTTTAAATACAAAGGAACTGCACCTACGGGAACGCTTCCAAAAGAGCTGAATTTTGGTTTATTTAAACAAAATGAAAGCAAAAATTTCGACATTCTGGTTTTCGGAGATCCGCAGCCTTATTCAGCAAAACAATTGGATTATTTCAAGAGAGCGATCGTGAATGAGGTGAAAGGAAATAAGAAAAACGCAGTTTTCGGAATCAGTTTGGGAGATTTGGTTGGTGATGATTTGAGTTTACAAAAACCTTACGCAGACATTATGAAAGAAATTGGTCTGCCCTGGTACAACGTGATGGGAAATCACGACATGAACTATGATGCCAAAGAAGATATGCTTTCAGACGAAACTTTTGAAGCTACTTTCGGACCGGCAAACTATTCTTTCAATTACGGAAATGTCCATTTCATGGTGCTTGACGACATTTTATATCCGGATCCGAGAGATGGAAAAGGGTACTGGGGTGGTTTCAGAGAAGATCAGATTCAGTTCATTCAAAATGATTTGAAACTGGTTGATAAAGACAAATTAATTGTGGTTTCTTTCCACATTCCTTTGGAACATAATAATGAAGATAATTTCAGAAATGCTGACCGTCAGAAACTGTTTGATGCTTTGTCGCCTTTCAAAAATGCACTGATGCTGTCGGCTCACACGCACATTCAGCAACAGATTTTCTACGGAAAAGCACAAGGGTGGACGGGAGCGAAAGATCTGCACGAATACAACGTTGGAACAACCTGTGGCGACTGGTGGTCTGGAACTTCAGACGAAATCGGTTTGCCGACTTCCACCATGAGAGACGGAACTGCAAAAGGATATTCTTTCATCAGTTTCAATGATAATCAATATAAAGTTAAGTACAAAACAGCGGGGAAACCTGAAGATTATCAGATTCAGTTATATGTTCCGAAAGTGATTCCTTATCCATCAAAAACTTCGGCTAAAGTATTGGCAAATTTCTTTATGGGAAGCAAAAAAGACAAAGTAGAATACAGAATCGACGGCGGAAAATGGGAAGAAATGGAGTATAACGAAACCATCGACCCGAACTTTGCCAAGTCGGTTTTCAAATGGGATTCTACAGACACACTTTTTGCTGGAAGAAGACCATCAAACCCAGAACAGTCTAAGCATATTTGGGTTGCAGGATTTGGAAATAAGTTAACATTAGGAAAACATAAAGTTGAGGTCAAAGCCCACGATATGTACGGAAACGAATTTACCGCAACGGAAGAATTTGAGGTTCAGAATTCTGTTCTGATTCCTTAG
- a CDS encoding SusC/RagA family TonB-linked outer membrane protein: MRKTTQKVIMLSLLGLISLNVAAQETAKQDSIKTIDEVVVTALGIKRQDKSLGYVAEKVNSEVFENIQNNNWAQGLEGRVAGLKIQTAGAGPLSSSRITLRGEKSFNLDGNYALIVVDGVPLSNSTTGTGTAAYGAGTGGDLPIDLGNGLNSINPDDIESVTVLKGASAAALYGSRAANGALMVTTKSGKSKNGKLRVSFNSSLSYDSVLKWPDYQYEYGQGTLAKNTTGQFFYSYGASADGVNTGGTSSAFGPKFNGQSYFQYDPNLLGQSAERQLWRPYKDNIKGFWETGVTSSNNVSVESSTDKTSFRASLSYLDNKWMMPNTGFDRFNAAFSLDHKVTDKFRVSTKFNYANTKSDNLPATGYNNQSISYFMIFQNPNVDLAWYKPIWKPGQELVDQIHPFSSFIDNPYLIAYQMLNGVEKKMITGNIMGTYDFNKNFSLMLRSGIEMLDEERTTKRPYSSANYLKGFYREQYIKNNEFNNDLLFTFKKDYNKFHITANAGASVRYNEYVMNDYRAEGLKVVGDYSLNNAISLITRVPKPNDQQTNSVYGLLSASYNNVVFLDVTGRNDWSSTLPVQYRSFFYPSLSSSFILSDIFKLSSPGFNYWKLRASWAKVGVAGLPYQLDKYYTPSDFIGSVLTPGTYPNPLLKPEDNTNIEAGMDFSVLKNRLSYNVTLYQNDTDNQIITIPTLLESGYSNRIINAGKVRNRGVEMSLSAIPFKSKDFSWNVSTNWTLNRNKILTLPAEFAGENSYTISTVAGVLYYNAVVGGSLGDLYGFKLVRNENGQVVYDATTGLPARPDRVEKVGNAFPKWRAGLQNDFKFKNWQVSFSFDGQYGGVAYSQTHHKMSEQGKLGHTLMGRENPSGTIVGDGVVRNPDGTYSPNTKAVGLAAYYGDYYRRANIETNTFDTSFIKLRDARIAYSFSKDVIAPLKLTELTIAVFGKNLWMWTEFPMFDPEVAALNDFTITPGAEIGQLPTARTVGFQVNLKF; the protein is encoded by the coding sequence ATGCGTAAAACGACTCAGAAAGTTATAATGTTGTCGCTCTTAGGACTTATCAGTCTTAATGTCGCGGCACAGGAAACGGCAAAGCAGGACAGTATAAAGACAATTGATGAAGTGGTAGTCACTGCTTTGGGGATTAAACGACAGGATAAATCTCTTGGCTATGTGGCTGAGAAGGTTAATTCAGAAGTTTTTGAAAATATCCAGAATAATAACTGGGCTCAGGGGTTGGAAGGACGTGTTGCCGGTTTGAAGATTCAGACTGCGGGAGCGGGACCTTTAAGCTCATCAAGAATTACTTTGAGAGGTGAAAAATCTTTCAATCTTGACGGAAACTATGCTTTGATTGTTGTGGATGGTGTGCCTTTAAGTAATTCTACCACCGGAACGGGAACTGCAGCTTATGGAGCCGGAACTGGAGGAGATTTACCAATCGATTTAGGAAATGGTTTAAACAGCATCAACCCTGATGATATTGAATCAGTAACTGTTCTGAAAGGAGCTTCAGCAGCGGCTTTGTATGGTTCAAGAGCAGCCAACGGAGCCTTAATGGTAACCACTAAATCAGGGAAAAGCAAAAACGGAAAACTTAGAGTTTCTTTCAATAGTTCTTTGAGTTATGATTCAGTTTTAAAATGGCCTGATTATCAATATGAATACGGACAGGGAACTCTTGCAAAAAATACAACCGGACAGTTTTTCTATTCTTACGGTGCCTCTGCAGATGGCGTAAATACGGGAGGAACGAGTAGTGCATTTGGACCAAAATTCAACGGACAGTCGTATTTTCAGTACGATCCGAATCTTTTAGGGCAGAGCGCCGAAAGACAGTTGTGGAGACCTTATAAAGACAATATCAAAGGCTTCTGGGAAACCGGAGTGACGTCTTCCAACAATGTATCTGTGGAAAGCAGTACAGATAAAACAAGTTTCAGAGCATCGCTTTCTTATCTTGATAATAAATGGATGATGCCAAACACAGGTTTTGACCGTTTTAATGCCGCTTTTTCATTGGATCACAAAGTCACAGATAAATTCAGGGTTTCTACTAAATTCAATTATGCCAATACGAAAAGTGATAATCTTCCGGCAACGGGATATAATAATCAGTCGATTTCTTATTTCATGATTTTCCAGAATCCGAATGTTGATTTGGCCTGGTACAAACCAATTTGGAAACCTGGACAGGAGTTGGTTGATCAGATTCACCCTTTCAGTTCGTTCATAGATAATCCTTATCTGATAGCTTATCAGATGTTGAATGGTGTTGAAAAGAAGATGATTACCGGAAATATTATGGGAACCTACGACTTCAACAAAAATTTCAGCTTGATGTTGAGATCAGGGATTGAAATGTTGGACGAAGAAAGAACGACCAAGAGACCGTACAGTTCTGCCAATTACCTCAAAGGTTTTTACAGAGAACAGTACATTAAAAATAATGAGTTTAATAATGATTTGTTATTCACATTTAAGAAAGATTACAATAAATTTCATATCACGGCAAATGCCGGGGCAAGCGTCCGTTACAACGAATATGTAATGAATGATTACCGTGCGGAAGGTTTAAAAGTGGTGGGAGATTACAGTTTAAATAATGCGATTTCATTAATCACAAGAGTTCCGAAACCAAATGACCAACAGACCAATTCTGTTTACGGATTGTTAAGTGCCAGTTACAACAATGTGGTATTTCTTGATGTAACGGGAAGAAACGACTGGAGCAGCACACTTCCGGTACAGTACCGTTCGTTCTTTTATCCTTCGTTGAGCAGTAGTTTTATTCTTTCAGACATATTTAAATTATCGAGTCCGGGTTTTAACTATTGGAAATTAAGAGCTTCCTGGGCAAAAGTTGGGGTTGCAGGACTTCCTTATCAGCTGGATAAATATTATACGCCAAGTGATTTTATCGGTTCCGTTTTAACGCCGGGAACCTATCCAAATCCTTTGCTGAAGCCTGAAGACAACACCAACATCGAAGCGGGGATGGATTTTTCAGTGCTGAAAAACAGATTGAGCTATAATGTTACGCTTTATCAGAATGATACGGATAACCAAATTATTACAATTCCAACATTATTAGAATCGGGATATTCAAACCGAATTATCAATGCAGGAAAAGTACGAAACAGAGGGGTGGAAATGAGCTTAAGCGCTATTCCTTTCAAATCAAAAGATTTCAGCTGGAATGTTTCAACCAACTGGACTTTAAACCGAAATAAGATCCTCACGTTACCAGCCGAATTTGCAGGTGAAAACTCTTACACCATCTCAACAGTTGCTGGGGTTTTATATTACAACGCCGTTGTAGGCGGTTCTCTGGGAGATTTATATGGATTTAAATTAGTTCGGAATGAAAACGGTCAGGTCGTTTACGATGCCACAACCGGACTTCCCGCAAGACCCGACAGAGTGGAAAAAGTAGGAAACGCATTCCCGAAATGGAGAGCCGGATTGCAAAATGATTTTAAATTTAAAAACTGGCAGGTAAGTTTCTCATTCGACGGTCAATACGGTGGTGTTGCCTATTCTCAGACGCATCACAAAATGTCTGAACAGGGTAAATTGGGGCATACTTTGATGGGAAGAGAAAATCCTTCAGGAACTATTGTCGGAGACGGTGTTGTAAGAAATCCTGACGGAACTTACAGCCCGAATACAAAAGCTGTCGGTTTAGCCGCTTATTACGGTGATTATTACAGAAGAGCCAATATTGAAACCAATACTTTCGATACCTCATTCATTAAATTAAGAGATGCAAGAATTGCTTATTCATTCTCAAAAGACGTTATCGCACCTTTAAAACTTACCGAACTTACGATAGCCGTCTTTGGAAAAAACCTATGGATGTGGACAGAATTTCCAATGTTTGATCCTGAAGTTGCGGCTCTTAACGACTTTACGATTACTCCCGGTGCTGAAATCGGTCAGCTTCCAACGGCAAGAACTGTCGGTTTTCAAGTTAATTTAAAATTCTAA